Proteins from a genomic interval of Paenibacillus sp. FSL R5-0623:
- the rbsD gene encoding D-ribose pyranase — protein sequence MKRNGMLNSHISKILSDLGHTDMIAIADAGLPVPDGVVKIDLALKLGTPSFREVVEAITEDMVIEKVIVAEEIREGNPVAMQFITEKFGVEAIDASVSHEQFKALTRQVKAVIRTGEATPYANCILQSGVHFG from the coding sequence ATGAAAAGAAATGGCATGTTGAATAGTCACATTTCCAAGATTTTGTCTGACTTGGGCCATACGGACATGATTGCGATTGCGGATGCAGGTCTGCCGGTACCGGACGGGGTAGTCAAAATCGATCTGGCTCTCAAACTGGGAACACCAAGTTTTCGCGAAGTGGTGGAAGCGATCACTGAAGATATGGTCATTGAGAAAGTCATTGTGGCTGAAGAGATTCGCGAAGGCAATCCCGTAGCCATGCAATTCATCACAGAGAAATTTGGGGTAGAAGCAATCGATGCTTCGGTCAGCCACGAGCAATTCAAAGCATTAACACGGCAGGTGAAAGCAGTCATCCGTACAGGTGAAGCCACACCCTATGCTAATTGCATTTTACAATCGGGAGTCCATTTCGGTTAA